The Candidatus Methylomirabilota bacterium genome has a segment encoding these proteins:
- a CDS encoding exopolysaccharide biosynthesis polyprenyl glycosylphosphotransferase encodes MDRRALARVPGEAGVLKAHSRLFEHLMLAGDLLLIALCWVLAYGVRFHLMTAPGLPPFRDYALQLVPILLVWGFSFRAFDLYRPSRLGSYLSEWLDVAKASTLGVLVLVAIMTFAFRGYEYSRVAIAFFWAASIVAVSFSRAVFREALRVARRRGYNQRYAIVVGGGEPAAEVLGVLKRRPDVGIRVLGLLSDKADAPGLDAPRLGGLDEIRSVLDRQQVDIVFIALPHGDYPRLAAVLNEIGDDPVAIQFVPDVFGLASLRGGVEEFETIPFINLGSPLYGWNRVLKRGFDLAFGSAALLAAVPVMLLVAVGLKLMSPGPVLYRQERMGLDGRRFQMLKFRTMQVNAERETGPVWARPDDPRRTAFGAFLRRWSLDELPQLWNVLKGEMSLVGPRPERPSFVEQFR; translated from the coding sequence GTGGATCGACGCGCGCTGGCGCGAGTTCCGGGCGAGGCGGGCGTGCTGAAGGCCCACTCGCGGCTCTTCGAGCACCTCATGCTCGCGGGCGACCTCCTGCTCATCGCCCTCTGCTGGGTGCTCGCGTACGGGGTCCGGTTCCATCTGATGACCGCGCCCGGCCTGCCGCCGTTCCGCGACTACGCGCTGCAGCTCGTCCCGATCCTCCTCGTCTGGGGCTTCTCGTTCCGGGCCTTCGACCTCTACCGGCCGAGCCGCCTGGGCTCGTACCTCTCGGAGTGGCTCGACGTCGCGAAGGCCTCGACGCTCGGCGTGCTGGTCCTCGTCGCGATCATGACCTTCGCCTTCCGGGGGTACGAGTATTCACGTGTGGCGATCGCGTTCTTCTGGGCGGCGTCGATCGTCGCGGTGAGCTTCTCGCGCGCGGTGTTCCGCGAGGCGCTCCGCGTCGCGCGCCGCCGGGGCTACAACCAGCGCTACGCGATCGTCGTCGGGGGCGGGGAGCCGGCCGCGGAGGTGCTGGGCGTCCTCAAGCGGCGCCCGGACGTCGGCATCCGCGTGCTCGGTCTCCTGTCCGACAAGGCCGACGCGCCCGGGCTCGACGCGCCGCGGCTGGGTGGGCTCGACGAGATCCGGAGCGTGCTCGACCGCCAGCAGGTGGACATCGTGTTCATCGCGCTGCCGCACGGCGACTATCCGCGCCTCGCCGCCGTCCTCAACGAGATCGGCGACGACCCCGTGGCGATCCAGTTCGTCCCCGACGTGTTCGGCCTGGCGTCGCTCCGGGGCGGCGTCGAGGAGTTCGAGACAATTCCGTTCATCAACCTCGGATCACCACTCTACGGCTGGAACCGCGTGCTCAAGCGGGGCTTCGACCTGGCTTTCGGCTCGGCGGCGCTGCTCGCCGCCGTGCCGGTCATGCTCCTCGTCGCGGTCGGGCTCAAGCTCATGTCGCCCGGGCCCGTGCTCTACCGGCAGGAGCGCATGGGCCTGGACGGGCGCCGATTCCAGATGCTCAAGTTCCGCACGATGCAGGTAAACGCCGAGCGGGAGACGGGGCCTGTCTGGGCGCGCCCCGACGACCCGCGGCGCACGGCGTTCGGCGCCTTTCTCCGGCGCTGGAGCCTCGACGAGCTGCCGCAGCTCTGGAACGTGCTGAAGGGGGAGATGAGCCTGGTCGGGCCGCGCCCCGAGCGTCCGAGCTTCGTCGAGCAGTTCCGC